Proteins from a single region of Nitrososphaerota archaeon:
- a CDS encoding type II/IV secretion system ATPase subunit, which translates to MSGVRQLFGKGGDQGHAGTQGDRAGPQEEISGVLDTYRVPAGGKPDSSAEVFVVDEEGAGRYLVRTPKLSPEEARVLELLRVNLLDSIPADATGTAREVVGDYVWRTAEGEGLTGVVQESHDKLLYYLMREFSGFWEVDPLMEDDKLEEISVTRYDRPVRVLHRDFSEYMWIETDVVYPSEERLQAFVRRLAQLGGTTVSLAQPALEVTLHGRSDRRVTATLGDEISRPGSTYAIRKQKESPITLAQLAAPEHARWPPRGPEGGRTEPRAAYDEVHSHKTLSVLMAAYFWLLLERTTNVVLAGETNSGKTTLMNAILALANPKCKIVTAEDVLEISLPDHLHWQRLKTRSFRAGLSPLSGRYEYGLPELLKLALRFSPTILSLGEMRGEESETVAAAITLGFSTMTTIHAENAERCVQRLTTPPMKFSEGHVRDLTAIATLRKVVLQDGRVVRRVVSVDEVKPSGSSEHEIVNVFRYDPATDSFFPTTPAEVLDRSFRLNEIAESYGWSPSAVQASLEVRAARIAGQIAGGDLNPQALSKMVRDFAVEESEHGGGARWKS; encoded by the coding sequence TTGTCGGGGGTCCGTCAGCTCTTCGGGAAGGGAGGGGATCAGGGGCATGCCGGGACGCAGGGGGACAGGGCGGGGCCCCAGGAAGAGATCTCCGGGGTCCTGGACACCTACAGGGTCCCGGCCGGGGGCAAGCCCGACTCTTCGGCCGAGGTCTTCGTGGTCGACGAGGAGGGGGCGGGGAGGTACCTCGTAAGGACCCCGAAGCTGAGCCCCGAAGAGGCGAGGGTGCTTGAGCTCCTCAGGGTCAACCTGCTGGACTCCATCCCTGCAGACGCGACGGGGACCGCGCGCGAGGTGGTGGGGGACTACGTCTGGCGGACCGCCGAAGGCGAAGGGCTCACAGGAGTGGTCCAGGAGTCCCACGACAAACTGCTCTATTATCTGATGCGGGAGTTTTCAGGGTTCTGGGAGGTCGACCCGCTGATGGAGGACGACAAGCTGGAGGAGATCTCGGTCACCCGGTACGACAGGCCCGTGAGGGTCCTCCACAGGGACTTCTCGGAATACATGTGGATCGAGACCGACGTCGTCTACCCCTCGGAGGAGAGGCTCCAGGCGTTCGTGAGGAGGCTGGCTCAGCTGGGCGGGACCACCGTCTCCCTCGCTCAGCCCGCCCTGGAGGTCACCCTTCACGGGAGGTCGGACAGAAGGGTCACCGCCACCCTGGGAGACGAGATATCCAGGCCGGGGTCCACCTACGCCATACGGAAACAGAAGGAGTCCCCCATCACGCTCGCGCAGCTTGCCGCTCCCGAGCACGCGCGCTGGCCGCCCCGGGGTCCCGAGGGAGGGAGGACCGAGCCCAGGGCCGCCTACGACGAGGTCCACTCCCACAAGACGCTGTCCGTGCTGATGGCCGCCTACTTCTGGCTCCTCCTCGAGAGGACGACCAACGTGGTCCTCGCTGGAGAGACTAACTCAGGGAAGACCACTTTGATGAACGCGATACTCGCCCTGGCCAACCCGAAGTGCAAGATAGTGACCGCCGAGGACGTGCTCGAGATCAGCCTCCCTGACCACCTGCACTGGCAGCGGCTCAAGACGAGGTCTTTCCGAGCGGGTCTTTCTCCGCTGTCCGGAAGGTACGAGTACGGCCTCCCCGAGCTCCTGAAGCTCGCGCTGCGGTTCTCCCCGACCATCCTCAGCCTGGGCGAGATGCGCGGAGAAGAGTCGGAGACCGTCGCCGCAGCCATAACCCTCGGCTTCTCCACGATGACCACGATTCACGCCGAGAACGCGGAGAGGTGCGTCCAGAGGCTGACGACCCCGCCCATGAAGTTCTCCGAGGGGCACGTGAGGGACCTGACCGCCATAGCGACCCTGCGGAAGGTGGTCCTCCAGGACGGCAGGGTAGTGCGCAGGGTCGTGAGCGTCGACGAGGTGAAGCCGTCGGGGTCGTCTGAGCACGAGATAGTCAACGTCTTCCGGTACGACCCGGCCACAGACTCCTTCTTCCCTACCACACCGGCGGAGGTCCTCGACAGGTCGTTCCGCCTCAACGAGATAGCCGAGAGCTACGGCTGGTCCCCCTCGGCCGTCCAGGCGAGCCTGGAGGTGAGGGCGGCCCGCATCGCGGGGCAGATAGCGGGAGGCGACCTGAACCCCCAGGCGCTGTCCAAGATGGTGAGGGACTTCGCCGTGGAAGAGTCCGAGCACGGTGGAGGGGCGCGGTGGAAGTCGTAG
- a CDS encoding type II secretion system F family protein gives MEVVAGEERSGPARRLVLRRSRRFAELLRRSGQVGDPVALAGGSARASLKAALVAVPLSVAGALLVSPWLAIGCAAPLMFYAAPELRLRDQVAARREGVERELPFFSVMVGVMGGAGVPLYSILKGVIRSDIFPAMRKEAQLVRRDVEIFGMNPNDSVDRLAARHPSARLRSFLLGYTSKARSGGDVAAYLTSESGNLLRGLEDGWARYVARVGIVGSMMITMFGVVPLLLMVVGVFSPAFSMVGLVFFTGVGVPVFTMALLYLAGRMQPTPGEPLKGKALRSLAVALPFSAAGYLAGAPWASAALVLFVFFAAYGLSVREQIAEGRALEEGLSKFLGDLLEYKKQDYDLSRAVIAIESQGGHDRAFGAVLSKVAAMLRSGVPLDEVRVECRSALGRLAFLLLGEMSRSGGGTVDTVFQVSNFSDRMIQMRRNAADEVKPYLALSYVSPLLLAFGVTFVGGVLSSFGNRLRTGVQGVHIGGFQFGAVPPGLSQVSDLLIVVSAASLGLIGAKIMDLTVRNTLRASVNVALAVGAVALMAALGSHSAQGLFHI, from the coding sequence GTGGAAGTCGTAGCGGGGGAGGAGCGGAGCGGGCCGGCCCGCAGGCTGGTCCTCCGGAGGTCCCGGAGGTTCGCCGAGCTCCTCAGGCGGTCCGGCCAGGTCGGGGACCCGGTCGCCCTGGCAGGGGGTTCGGCCCGCGCCTCCTTGAAAGCGGCTCTGGTGGCCGTCCCTCTCTCCGTGGCCGGAGCGCTCCTCGTCTCCCCCTGGCTCGCCATCGGGTGCGCGGCCCCCCTCATGTTCTACGCGGCCCCGGAGCTCAGGCTCCGGGACCAGGTCGCGGCTAGGAGAGAAGGGGTCGAGAGGGAGCTCCCCTTCTTCTCGGTCATGGTGGGGGTGATGGGAGGGGCCGGGGTCCCCTTGTACTCGATCCTCAAGGGGGTCATCAGGAGCGACATCTTCCCGGCAATGCGCAAGGAGGCGCAGCTTGTGAGGCGCGACGTGGAGATCTTCGGCATGAACCCCAACGACTCCGTCGACAGGCTCGCGGCGCGACACCCTTCCGCCCGGCTCAGGAGCTTCCTGCTGGGGTACACGAGCAAAGCCCGGAGCGGCGGGGACGTCGCAGCGTACCTCACCTCGGAGAGCGGGAACCTCCTGCGAGGGCTGGAGGACGGGTGGGCGAGATATGTGGCCAGGGTGGGGATAGTGGGGAGCATGATGATCACCATGTTCGGGGTGGTCCCGCTCCTCCTGATGGTGGTGGGTGTCTTCTCCCCGGCCTTCTCCATGGTCGGGCTCGTATTCTTCACAGGGGTCGGGGTCCCGGTGTTCACCATGGCCCTCCTCTACCTTGCGGGCCGGATGCAGCCCACCCCTGGCGAGCCGCTGAAGGGGAAGGCGCTGAGGAGCCTCGCCGTAGCCCTCCCCTTCTCGGCGGCCGGGTACCTCGCAGGGGCCCCCTGGGCGTCGGCGGCGTTGGTCCTCTTCGTCTTCTTCGCAGCCTACGGGCTGTCGGTGAGGGAGCAGATCGCGGAGGGCAGAGCCCTGGAGGAAGGCCTGTCGAAGTTCCTCGGGGATCTCCTTGAGTACAAGAAGCAGGACTACGACCTTTCGAGGGCGGTCATCGCTATCGAGTCCCAGGGAGGGCACGACCGCGCCTTCGGAGCGGTGCTTTCGAAGGTCGCGGCGATGCTGAGATCAGGGGTCCCCCTGGACGAGGTGAGGGTGGAGTGCAGGAGCGCGCTGGGGAGGCTGGCGTTCCTGCTGCTCGGGGAGATGAGTCGGTCAGGGGGCGGGACAGTGGACACGGTCTTCCAGGTCTCCAACTTCTCGGACAGGATGATCCAGATGAGGAGGAACGCTGCCGACGAGGTGAAGCCGTACCTCGCCCTCTCCTACGTGTCCCCCCTGCTGCTCGCATTCGGGGTCACGTTCGTCGGCGGAGTGCTGTCTTCGTTCGGGAACAGGCTCCGCACCGGGGTGCAGGGGGTGCACATAGGAGGGTTCCAGTTCGGCGCGGTCCCTCCGGGGCTCTCTCAGGTCTCGGACCTGCTGATAGTCGTGTCTGCCGCTTCCCTCGGGCTGATCGGGGCCAAGATAATGGACCTGACGGTGAGGAACACGCTCAGGGCGTCGGTCAACGTGGCGCTGGCGGTGGGGGCCGTGGCCCTCATGGCCGCGCTGGGCTCACATTCTGCCCAGGGACTCTTCCACATCTGA
- a CDS encoding amidohydrolase produces the protein MKGLLVRNCTFLDSTAGGVYCEQGRVVRLYTGGEPDVPSDTAVLDASGGTVVPGLVDTHCHPFEYGRLKRTVDLRGTSNVTGIRLRVQAGVMRSSPGEWVVGMGWDQETFPDRKMPTRRDIDDVSPANPVALSRVCGHVALLNSEALRRLGFGSRSGPEYERDAAGGLTGIVKENALTDVYGSIPSTPEKAAADLQAVDAEAARLGLTGLHCIVSPDGYRDELQALSALASESRLALRYRVYVPPESLEFVREQGLAEKLSGDKVRLNGVKIYTDGSLGARTAALRAPYADAPETSGLLRYSDEELGALVERADSLGYQAIVHAIGDRAVEQAAEALGAVAGASNPRRHRIEHAALLPSDLRSKMAKHSIRAAVQPCFVTSDTWAAERLGEDRVKDLYPFRSMLQAGLTVSGSSDSPVESLSPVLGMWAAMTRGGSVPDEALELTSAFRLYTDSARSNGFDAPGFGEGEAADFTVFDSAVAGLHPALFRKVGIVGTVAGGTFAHRFGG, from the coding sequence TTGAAGGGGCTCCTCGTCCGCAACTGCACCTTCCTGGACTCGACGGCGGGAGGAGTCTACTGCGAGCAGGGAAGGGTGGTCCGGTTGTACACCGGCGGGGAGCCGGACGTCCCCTCCGACACGGCGGTCCTGGACGCCAGCGGGGGGACGGTGGTCCCCGGGCTGGTCGACACCCACTGCCACCCCTTCGAGTACGGCAGGCTCAAGCGCACCGTCGACCTGAGGGGGACGAGCAACGTCACCGGAATCCGGCTCAGGGTCCAAGCGGGGGTCATGAGATCCTCCCCGGGAGAGTGGGTGGTCGGCATGGGGTGGGACCAGGAGACGTTCCCCGACAGGAAGATGCCAACCAGGCGCGACATCGACGACGTCTCCCCTGCCAACCCCGTCGCACTCTCCAGGGTCTGCGGGCACGTCGCCCTCCTCAACAGCGAGGCGCTCCGAAGGCTCGGGTTCGGCTCCAGGTCTGGTCCGGAGTATGAGAGAGACGCGGCGGGCGGGCTGACCGGGATCGTCAAGGAGAACGCACTGACCGATGTCTATGGGAGCATCCCGAGCACCCCGGAGAAGGCGGCTGCAGACCTCCAGGCCGTCGACGCGGAAGCCGCCAGGCTCGGCCTCACAGGGTTGCACTGCATCGTCTCCCCCGACGGATACCGCGACGAGCTGCAGGCGCTGTCCGCGCTGGCTTCCGAGTCGAGGCTGGCGCTCCGCTACCGGGTCTACGTCCCCCCCGAGTCTCTCGAGTTCGTGCGGGAGCAGGGACTCGCGGAAAAGCTGTCTGGAGACAAGGTGCGCTTGAACGGGGTGAAGATCTACACGGACGGCTCCCTCGGCGCGAGGACCGCCGCCCTCAGGGCGCCCTACGCCGACGCCCCCGAGACCAGCGGCCTCCTCAGGTACAGCGACGAGGAGCTCGGCGCCCTGGTGGAGCGGGCGGACTCCCTCGGCTACCAGGCCATCGTCCACGCCATCGGTGACAGGGCGGTCGAGCAGGCGGCGGAAGCGCTAGGGGCCGTGGCGGGGGCGAGCAACCCAAGGCGCCACCGCATAGAGCACGCGGCGCTCCTCCCCAGTGACCTGAGGTCCAAGATGGCGAAGCACTCGATAAGGGCCGCCGTCCAGCCCTGCTTCGTGACGTCCGACACCTGGGCGGCAGAAAGGCTGGGAGAAGACCGCGTGAAAGACCTCTATCCGTTCCGCTCCATGCTGCAAGCGGGGCTGACCGTATCGGGGAGCTCCGACTCCCCCGTCGAGTCCCTGAGCCCGGTCCTGGGGATGTGGGCCGCCATGACCAGGGGGGGCTCCGTCCCTGACGAGGCCCTCGAACTCACGAGCGCCTTCAGGCTGTACACGGACAGCGCCCGGTCGAACGGGTTCGACGCCCCGGGGTTCGGCGAGGGGGAGGCCGCCGACTTCACCGTCTTCGATTCGGCCGTGGCCGGGCTGCACCCCGCCCTGTTCAGGAAGGTGGGGATAGTCGGGACGGTCGCCGGAGGGACCTTCGCGCACCGCTTCGGCGGCTAG
- a CDS encoding adenosine-specific kinase, with protein sequence MKIEEVDISVPEGHQLVLGQAHFIKTVEDMYETLATSMPGIRFGVAFCEASGKSLVRSDGSDGGCVRTAVEVARRVGAGHVFCVVLAGAYPINVLNRVKQVEEVAGVFCATANPVTVVVGDSGKGRGVLGVIDGGYLKGEEGPDDREERRGLLRKIGYKR encoded by the coding sequence TTGAAAATCGAGGAGGTGGACATTTCCGTCCCTGAAGGGCATCAGCTGGTCCTCGGCCAGGCCCACTTCATCAAGACGGTGGAAGACATGTACGAGACGCTGGCGACTTCGATGCCCGGCATCAGGTTCGGCGTTGCCTTCTGCGAAGCTTCTGGGAAGTCTCTTGTCAGGTCTGACGGGTCGGACGGCGGCTGCGTCCGCACCGCCGTCGAGGTCGCCCGCAGGGTGGGCGCCGGCCACGTCTTCTGCGTCGTCCTCGCCGGCGCCTATCCGATTAACGTGCTCAACAGGGTGAAGCAGGTGGAAGAAGTGGCGGGCGTGTTCTGCGCGACAGCGAACCCAGTCACCGTGGTCGTCGGCGACTCGGGGAAGGGGAGAGGGGTCCTCGGGGTGATCGACGGAGGGTACCTGAAGGGGGAGGAGGGGCCGGACGACAGGGAAGAGCGCCGCGGGCTCCTGCGGAAGATAGGGTACAAGCGCTGA
- a CDS encoding reactive intermediate/imine deaminase (has endoribonuclease activity on mRNA) — translation MKREVRSKGAPAPIGPYSQAVEAGAVYCSGQVGADPQSGSLDPGIVAQTKRALSNLGEVLAADGLKMENVVKTTVFMVDLAEFAQMNEEYGKHFAPPYPARSTVQVASLPKGARVEIDAVAVR, via the coding sequence ATGAAGCGAGAGGTCAGGTCGAAAGGGGCACCGGCCCCCATCGGGCCCTATTCTCAGGCGGTGGAAGCCGGAGCCGTCTACTGCTCGGGCCAGGTCGGCGCGGACCCACAGAGCGGAAGCCTTGACCCCGGGATAGTGGCGCAGACGAAGAGGGCCCTCTCGAACCTGGGCGAGGTGCTTGCGGCAGACGGGCTGAAGATGGAAAACGTGGTGAAAACGACCGTGTTCATGGTCGACCTCGCAGAGTTCGCGCAGATGAACGAGGAGTACGGGAAGCACTTCGCGCCCCCCTACCCGGCCAGGTCGACCGTCCAGGTCGCCTCCCTCCCCAAGGGGGCCAGGGTGGAGATAGACGCGGTCGCGGTCCGCTGA
- a CDS encoding Mrp/NBP35 family ATP-binding protein, whose translation MPTREDVLNALAGVKDPELGKDLVTLHMVDGVEVVGGKVTFTLNLTTPACPLRTRLEEAAKAAVAGVPGVEAVEMRTGSTVYATRNYSEAEVLRGVKNVIAVASGKGGVGKSTIAVNLSCALASSGAKVGILDADVYGPNIPLMMGVKASPEVRDDKVVPPMAHGVKVASLGFFYNEETPVIWRGPLVAGAVKQLLTQVEWGELDYLVVDLPPGTGDASLTLAQTVPLGGILIVTTPQDAALNIAAKALAMFKRLNVPILGVVENMSYFVCPHCGERTEVFASGGGKKIAAEREVQYLGEIPLAVAIREHSDRGDPVASAAPDSPEALVYRDLAYKVAGMLSIVAFAQSKR comes from the coding sequence ATGCCGACGAGGGAAGACGTGCTCAATGCGCTGGCCGGGGTGAAGGACCCGGAGCTGGGGAAGGACTTGGTCACCCTGCACATGGTCGACGGGGTCGAGGTCGTCGGAGGGAAAGTCACGTTCACGCTCAACCTAACCACCCCCGCGTGCCCGCTGAGAACCAGGCTCGAGGAGGCTGCGAAGGCCGCCGTGGCGGGGGTACCGGGGGTGGAAGCGGTGGAGATGAGGACAGGCTCCACGGTGTACGCGACGAGAAACTACTCGGAGGCGGAGGTCCTCCGCGGGGTCAAGAACGTGATAGCCGTGGCGAGCGGGAAGGGAGGGGTGGGGAAGTCGACGATCGCCGTCAACCTCTCTTGCGCGCTGGCGTCGTCGGGGGCGAAGGTGGGGATACTGGACGCGGACGTCTACGGCCCCAACATCCCCCTGATGATGGGGGTGAAGGCCTCCCCTGAGGTCAGGGACGACAAGGTGGTCCCTCCCATGGCCCACGGCGTCAAGGTCGCTTCGCTCGGGTTCTTCTACAACGAGGAGACCCCGGTCATCTGGAGGGGGCCGCTGGTGGCGGGAGCGGTGAAGCAGCTCCTGACGCAGGTCGAGTGGGGAGAGCTGGACTACCTCGTGGTGGACCTTCCGCCAGGGACGGGAGACGCGAGCCTGACCCTCGCCCAGACGGTCCCTCTAGGAGGGATACTCATAGTCACCACCCCCCAGGACGCGGCCCTCAACATCGCGGCCAAGGCGCTCGCCATGTTCAAGCGTCTCAACGTCCCCATCCTCGGAGTGGTGGAGAACATGAGCTACTTCGTCTGCCCGCACTGCGGAGAAAGGACCGAGGTCTTCGCATCCGGCGGGGGGAAGAAGATAGCAGCGGAAAGGGAGGTGCAGTACCTCGGGGAGATCCCGCTGGCTGTAGCGATACGGGAACATTCTGACCGGGGAGACCCGGTCGCATCTGCCGCCCCAGACTCACCCGAAGCCCTAGTCTACAGGGACCTAGCCTACAAGGTCGCCGGGATGCTCAGCATCGTGGCCTTCGCCCAGTCGAAGAGATGA
- the cofE gene encoding coenzyme F420-0:L-glutamate ligase gives MNRIEVIPIPGIPEVRAGDDLGAVVLEALRRAGIPLLKHDVVVVKQKVVSKSEGRVVILSEVKPRQRAVRLAKTEGKDPRLVELVLREASEVVRSGHGVIITRTKQGFVCANSGVDQSNVGPGMVALLPTDPDRSARKIRAALEKGSGAELAVLVTDTFGRPWRLGQTDMAIGCSGISPLVSYAGKKDRFGYRLRVTEPAVVDEIAGAAELATGKLRGIPAAVVRGASYVRGDAGARALVMPRERDLFR, from the coding sequence TTGAATCGCATAGAGGTCATCCCCATCCCGGGCATCCCCGAAGTGAGGGCGGGGGACGACCTCGGAGCGGTTGTCCTCGAGGCGCTCCGGAGAGCCGGGATCCCGCTCCTGAAGCACGACGTCGTCGTGGTGAAACAGAAGGTGGTCTCGAAGTCGGAAGGGAGGGTGGTCATCCTCTCAGAGGTTAAGCCACGCCAGAGGGCCGTCCGGCTCGCCAAAACGGAGGGGAAGGACCCCAGGCTGGTGGAGCTCGTCCTCCGAGAAGCTTCCGAGGTGGTCCGGTCAGGGCACGGAGTGATCATCACCAGGACCAAGCAGGGGTTCGTCTGCGCCAACTCGGGGGTGGACCAGTCCAACGTCGGACCAGGGATGGTGGCGCTCCTCCCGACCGACCCCGACAGGAGCGCCAGGAAGATCCGAGCGGCGCTCGAGAAAGGGAGCGGCGCCGAACTGGCGGTCCTGGTGACAGACACATTCGGCCGCCCCTGGAGGCTGGGGCAGACGGACATGGCGATAGGGTGCTCCGGGATCTCTCCTCTCGTGAGCTACGCAGGGAAGAAGGACAGGTTCGGCTACAGGCTGAGGGTGACCGAACCTGCGGTCGTGGACGAGATCGCCGGGGCCGCCGAGCTCGCCACGGGGAAGCTGAGGGGAATCCCGGCGGCGGTCGTAAGGGGCGCGTCTTACGTCAGGGGAGACGCCGGCGCCAGAGCGCTGGTCATGCCTCGCGAGAGGGACCTGTTCCGGTGA
- a CDS encoding 2-phospho-L-lactate transferase, whose protein sequence is MVALAGGTGSAKLIRGLQRLEVDLTVVANVGDNAWVYGAYVCPDVDIACYTVAGVADASRGWGLEGDTFRFLEAASKLGVETWFRLGDRDLATCLARTDMLRRGLTLTEATDKIRRALGAEPRVLPACDEPVRTTVSTPKGDLGLQEFWVRDRGRPRVHRVSYRGARSARPTRQVADAVKRADRVVMCPANPITSIGPMLAVPGFREALSSSRRVVAVSPLIGSAPFSGPAGKLMRATGKRPDSLGVARLYAGVAGSLLVSDADAGLKPRIEALGVECRLGETRMAGPEGEARLAREVLEA, encoded by the coding sequence GTGGTCGCACTCGCCGGAGGCACGGGGTCTGCGAAGCTCATCCGGGGGCTGCAGAGGCTCGAGGTCGACCTCACCGTCGTTGCGAACGTCGGAGACAACGCCTGGGTCTACGGGGCCTACGTCTGCCCGGACGTTGACATCGCCTGCTACACGGTCGCAGGGGTCGCCGACGCTTCCAGGGGGTGGGGGCTCGAGGGGGACACATTCCGCTTCCTCGAGGCGGCTTCGAAGCTCGGCGTGGAGACCTGGTTCAGGCTCGGGGACCGCGACCTTGCCACCTGCCTGGCCCGGACCGACATGCTGAGGCGAGGGCTCACACTCACAGAGGCCACGGACAAGATCAGGAGGGCGCTGGGCGCAGAGCCCCGGGTGCTCCCCGCCTGCGACGAGCCTGTGCGCACCACCGTCTCGACCCCGAAGGGAGACCTGGGCCTCCAGGAGTTCTGGGTCAGGGACCGCGGGAGGCCCCGGGTCCATCGGGTCTCCTACAGGGGGGCGCGCAGCGCCCGCCCCACCCGGCAGGTGGCGGACGCAGTCAAGAGGGCTGACCGCGTCGTGATGTGCCCCGCGAACCCCATCACCAGCATCGGCCCCATGCTTGCGGTCCCTGGCTTCAGGGAGGCGCTCTCCTCGAGCCGCCGGGTGGTCGCCGTGTCCCCCTTGATAGGGAGCGCGCCCTTCAGCGGCCCCGCCGGCAAGCTGATGAGAGCGACGGGGAAAAGGCCGGACTCCCTCGGGGTGGCCCGGCTCTACGCTGGGGTGGCAGGGTCCCTCCTCGTCTCAGACGCGGACGCCGGTCTCAAGCCACGGATCGAGGCCCTGGGTGTCGAGTGCCGCCTCGGAGAGACCAGGATGGCGGGGCCCGAAGGCGAGGCTAGGCTCGCGCGCGAGGTGCTGGAGGCCTGA
- the cofC gene encoding 2-phospho-L-lactate guanylyltransferase, with protein MKPSGKSRLSGVLAEGERRELALLFLEEVMAALRDAGLAGSTFVVSSDDGAIRLAGSLGARAVRETADTGVNGAVSAGIGASAAPQILVLPTDLPFLQASDLRRIVALREGGAEVVIAPSAAFDGTNALLFPRSVALPLSYDSNSFWNHLSSAAAMGLTVGVCTAQGVMSDIDSPDDLRMLAASRSRSSSAAFARRVLG; from the coding sequence GTGAAGCCCTCGGGCAAGTCCAGGCTCTCTGGGGTCCTCGCGGAAGGCGAAAGGAGGGAACTCGCCCTGCTCTTCCTCGAGGAGGTAATGGCCGCCCTCAGGGACGCCGGGCTTGCGGGGTCTACGTTCGTGGTGTCCTCCGACGACGGAGCCATCCGCCTAGCAGGGTCCCTCGGAGCCAGGGCGGTGAGGGAGACGGCCGACACGGGGGTCAACGGCGCGGTGAGCGCAGGGATCGGGGCGTCCGCGGCCCCTCAGATACTCGTCCTCCCCACCGACCTACCGTTCCTGCAGGCGTCAGACCTCCGACGGATAGTCGCCCTCCGCGAAGGCGGGGCGGAGGTCGTGATCGCGCCGTCGGCCGCCTTCGACGGCACCAACGCGCTCCTCTTTCCTCGGAGCGTCGCACTCCCGCTGAGCTACGACAGCAACAGCTTCTGGAACCATCTCTCTTCCGCAGCGGCCATGGGGCTCACCGTGGGGGTCTGCACCGCGCAAGGGGTGATGTCTGACATCGACTCTCCGGACGACCTCAGGATGCTGGCCGCGTCGCGGTCGAGGTCGTCTTCGGCCGCCTTCGCCAGGAGGGTGCTGGGTTGA